In Microbacterium lushaniae, the following are encoded in one genomic region:
- the topA gene encoding type I DNA topoisomerase, translating into MAHGKKLVIVESPTKMRSIQGYLGDDYEVLSSVGHIRDLASKKDIPADKKEAYGKYSIDIDNDFDPYYVVNDRKSKTVAELKRALKNADEVLLATDGDREGEAIAWHLLEVLKPKVPVKRMVFHEITKDAIRDAVQHTRELDTSLVDAQETRRVLDRLYGWDVSPVLWRKVGSGREGTALSAGRVQSAATRLVVDRERERMAFVSASYWDVEASAVRDASAFTTRLARVDGAPLARGTDFDDRGALKKAVVALDETQARELAAAIEAAGEASVTGIEAKPGTRSPKPAFTTSTLQQEAGRKLSMSAKHAMSVAQRLYEKGYITYMRTDSTALSSQAVKAARQQAVSLYGDRAVPPNPRTYRNNSKNAQEAHEAIRPSGEVFRTPASVAGELDRDEQRMYDLVWKRTVASQMSDAKYETTTVTLRVDAGERVAEFTASGTVYTFKGFLEAYEEGRDEKRGDADKAEDQSLPALAVGDTLRMRDVEPKGHATSPKPRYTEASLVKALEEKGIGRPSTFASIIDVILDRGYVTKRGQALVPSWLAFSVVRLLEEHFADLVDYDFTAALEDDLDAIARGEQKRTEWLRSFYFGSDEQVGLRNVVDNLGEIDARELNSTRITDTATLRFGKYGPYLEVTDPAEPDSRRIVNIPDDLAPDELTPEKVQELIDAPVAGDRVLGANPENGKLIVVKDGRYGPYVQEVEPEDPDNVDEATGEVAEAPKKKTTKKDAAPKPRTASLFRSMSVETIDLDTALRLLTLPRIVGADPESGEEITAQNGRFGPYLKKGTDSRSLDNEQQIFDITLEEALAKYAEPKYGARRASSALKEFDNDPTSGKPIRLRDGRFGPYVTDGETNATIPKGENAMDVTFERAVELIADKRAKGPAPKRTAAKRAPAKKKAPAKKS; encoded by the coding sequence GTGGCACACGGAAAAAAGCTCGTCATCGTCGAGTCGCCGACGAAGATGAGGTCGATCCAGGGATACCTCGGAGACGACTATGAGGTGCTCAGCTCGGTCGGCCACATCCGCGATCTTGCGAGCAAGAAGGACATCCCTGCGGACAAGAAAGAGGCGTACGGGAAGTACTCGATCGACATCGACAACGACTTCGATCCGTACTACGTCGTCAACGACCGCAAGAGCAAGACGGTCGCCGAACTCAAGCGCGCCCTGAAGAACGCCGACGAGGTCCTGCTCGCCACCGATGGTGACCGCGAGGGCGAGGCCATCGCGTGGCACCTGCTGGAGGTGCTCAAGCCGAAGGTCCCCGTCAAGCGCATGGTCTTCCACGAGATCACCAAGGACGCCATCCGCGACGCCGTCCAGCACACGCGCGAGCTGGACACCTCGCTCGTCGACGCGCAGGAGACCCGCCGCGTGCTCGACCGCCTGTACGGCTGGGATGTCTCCCCCGTGCTGTGGCGCAAGGTCGGCTCGGGCCGCGAGGGCACGGCGCTCAGCGCCGGCCGCGTGCAGTCCGCCGCCACCCGCCTCGTCGTCGACCGCGAGCGCGAGCGCATGGCGTTCGTCTCGGCGTCGTACTGGGATGTCGAGGCATCCGCCGTCCGTGACGCCTCCGCCTTCACGACCCGCCTGGCGCGCGTCGATGGCGCGCCGCTGGCGCGGGGCACCGACTTCGATGACCGGGGCGCGCTGAAGAAGGCCGTCGTCGCCCTCGACGAGACGCAGGCGCGTGAACTCGCCGCCGCGATCGAGGCCGCGGGTGAGGCATCCGTGACCGGCATCGAAGCCAAGCCCGGCACCCGCAGCCCGAAGCCCGCGTTCACGACCTCCACGCTGCAGCAGGAGGCCGGACGCAAGCTCTCGATGAGCGCCAAGCACGCCATGAGCGTCGCGCAGCGGCTCTACGAAAAGGGCTACATCACCTATATGCGCACCGACTCGACCGCACTGTCGTCGCAGGCCGTGAAGGCTGCCCGCCAGCAGGCGGTCTCCCTGTACGGCGACCGGGCGGTGCCGCCGAACCCGCGCACCTACCGCAACAACTCCAAGAACGCCCAGGAAGCCCACGAAGCCATCCGGCCCTCCGGTGAGGTGTTCCGCACGCCCGCGTCGGTGGCCGGCGAGCTGGACCGCGACGAGCAGCGCATGTACGACCTGGTGTGGAAGCGCACCGTCGCCAGCCAGATGTCCGACGCGAAGTACGAGACGACGACCGTCACGCTGCGCGTGGACGCGGGCGAGCGGGTGGCCGAGTTCACCGCATCCGGCACCGTGTACACCTTCAAGGGGTTCCTCGAGGCCTATGAGGAGGGACGGGACGAGAAGCGCGGCGACGCCGACAAGGCGGAGGACCAGTCCCTGCCCGCTCTCGCCGTCGGCGACACCCTGCGCATGCGCGACGTCGAGCCCAAGGGCCACGCCACCTCGCCGAAGCCCCGCTACACGGAGGCGAGCCTGGTCAAGGCGCTGGAGGAGAAGGGCATCGGACGCCCCTCCACGTTCGCGAGCATCATCGACGTGATCCTCGATCGCGGGTACGTCACCAAGCGCGGTCAGGCGCTCGTGCCGAGCTGGCTGGCCTTCAGCGTCGTGCGCCTGCTCGAGGAGCACTTCGCCGACCTCGTCGACTACGACTTCACCGCCGCGTTGGAGGACGACCTCGACGCGATCGCGCGTGGCGAGCAGAAGCGCACCGAATGGCTGCGCTCGTTCTACTTCGGCTCGGACGAGCAGGTGGGTCTGCGGAACGTCGTGGACAACCTCGGCGAGATCGATGCGCGCGAACTCAACTCCACGCGCATCACCGACACGGCGACGCTGCGCTTCGGCAAGTACGGCCCGTACCTCGAGGTGACCGACCCCGCCGAACCGGATTCGCGCCGGATCGTCAACATCCCCGACGATCTCGCCCCCGACGAACTGACGCCCGAGAAGGTGCAGGAACTCATCGATGCGCCCGTCGCCGGCGACCGCGTGCTGGGGGCGAACCCGGAGAACGGCAAGTTGATCGTGGTCAAGGACGGCCGGTACGGACCGTACGTCCAGGAGGTCGAACCCGAAGACCCCGATAACGTCGACGAAGCCACCGGCGAAGTCGCCGAGGCGCCCAAGAAGAAGACCACGAAGAAGGATGCGGCGCCCAAGCCCCGTACCGCGTCGCTGTTCCGCTCGATGTCGGTCGAGACCATCGACCTCGACACGGCCTTGCGGCTGCTCACCCTGCCGCGCATCGTGGGTGCCGACCCGGAATCGGGGGAGGAGATCACCGCGCAGAACGGGCGGTTCGGTCCGTACCTGAAGAAGGGCACCGACTCGCGGTCGCTCGACAACGAGCAGCAGATCTTCGACATCACGCTCGAGGAAGCCCTGGCCAAGTACGCCGAGCCGAAGTACGGCGCGCGCCGCGCATCGAGCGCCCTCAAGGAGTTCGACAACGACCCGACCAGCGGCAAGCCCATTCGCCTCCGCGACGGACGCTTCGGTCCGTACGTGACCGACGGCGAGACCAACGCGACCATCCCCAAGGGCGAGAACGCGATGGACGTCACCTTCGAGCGTGCCGTCGAGCTGATCGCCGACAAGCGTGCGAAGGGTCCCGCGCCCAAGCGCACGGCGGCCAAGCGCGCCCCCGCGAAGAAGAAGGCGCCGGCGAAGAAGTCGTGA
- a CDS encoding type II secretion system F family protein, with the protein MGLMRRRAAHPDAAAAADTVLRLAVLLRAGLAPSRAWIVLDDGGDPVAARVRTAVARGDDVSDALAAEGGTWKEIAAAWRVATTVGAPLSESLRDVAAALRDGQRTADDVRVALAEPASTARLLGWLPLVAVLLGLALGFDTALVLATTPFGIACLVAGVALMVLAHRWNAALVRRAAAAPGIPGMAAELTAIALAGGSSTDRARELVREATSGAADPDVDEVLALSRAAGVPAVELLRSSAWLARHRARTDGRLRAARLSSQLLLPLGVCTLPSFLLLGVAPMMLSILSSGVLTL; encoded by the coding sequence ATGGGCCTGATGCGTCGGAGGGCCGCCCACCCCGACGCGGCGGCCGCGGCCGACACCGTGCTGCGCCTGGCCGTGCTGCTGCGGGCGGGCCTGGCTCCCTCGCGCGCGTGGATCGTCCTCGATGACGGCGGCGATCCGGTCGCCGCCCGGGTGCGCACCGCCGTGGCTCGTGGCGATGACGTCTCGGACGCGCTCGCCGCCGAAGGCGGCACGTGGAAGGAGATCGCAGCGGCGTGGCGGGTGGCGACGACGGTGGGGGCACCGCTGTCGGAGAGCCTGCGCGACGTGGCGGCGGCGCTGCGTGACGGGCAGCGTACGGCCGATGACGTCCGCGTCGCGCTGGCCGAGCCCGCCTCCACCGCAAGACTCCTGGGCTGGTTGCCGCTCGTCGCCGTCCTCCTCGGGCTCGCACTCGGCTTCGACACCGCGCTCGTGCTGGCCACCACGCCGTTCGGCATCGCGTGCCTGGTCGCCGGAGTCGCGCTCATGGTGCTCGCCCATCGCTGGAACGCCGCGCTCGTGCGGCGCGCCGCTGCCGCCCCCGGCATCCCGGGGATGGCGGCCGAGCTCACCGCGATCGCGCTGGCCGGCGGATCGTCCACCGATCGCGCTCGGGAGCTCGTGCGCGAGGCCACGAGCGGGGCGGCCGACCCCGACGTCGACGAGGTGCTCGCCCTCTCGCGCGCGGCGGGGGTTCCGGCGGTGGAGCTGCTGCGCTCGTCGGCGTGGCTCGCGCGCCATCGTGCCCGCACCGACGGGCGACTCCGGGCCGCGCGTCTGTCCTCCCAGCTGCTGCTCCCGCTCGGGGTGTGCACGCTGCCGTCCTTCCTCCTTCTGGGGGTCGCGCCGATGATGCTCAGCATCCTCTCCTCCGGCGTCCTGACCCTCTGA
- a CDS encoding TadE family type IV pilus minor pilin → MSARRPRSLLGERGSATAEFAVALPAVLLVVVFGVAALGAGARQVRLQDAAADAARLVARGESPDRATAVVAAAGGTADIEPRGELVCVTARAPSGLPGLPPAAATACALAGGL, encoded by the coding sequence ATGAGCGCTCGCCGCCCCCGTTCGCTTCTGGGCGAGCGGGGGTCGGCCACGGCCGAATTCGCCGTCGCACTGCCCGCCGTCCTCCTCGTGGTGGTCTTCGGGGTGGCAGCGCTGGGAGCGGGGGCGCGGCAGGTGCGCCTCCAAGACGCCGCCGCCGATGCCGCTCGCCTGGTCGCGCGTGGAGAGAGCCCCGACCGCGCGACGGCCGTGGTCGCCGCCGCCGGAGGCACAGCCGACATCGAGCCGCGGGGTGAGCTGGTGTGCGTCACCGCGCGCGCCCCGTCCGGGTTGCCGGGCCTGCCGCCGGCCGCCGCGACGGCGTGCGCACTGGCCGGCGGCCTCTGA
- a CDS encoding Rv3654c family TadE-like protein, whose amino-acid sequence MPGTATAVGLVAAATTLTVALCAVSAAAVHGQKVASAADAAALAAADAASGAVAGVPCERAGEVAAAAGAAVVACDLDGLVATVTVSAPLGVLPASATARAGPPAPYLRAAPRNSCVWCASEKGPQWHTEKSSSSSSRRRR is encoded by the coding sequence ATGCCCGGCACGGCGACGGCCGTGGGGCTGGTGGCGGCGGCGACGACGCTGACGGTGGCGCTGTGCGCGGTCTCCGCTGCCGCCGTCCACGGGCAGAAGGTGGCTTCGGCGGCGGATGCGGCGGCCCTGGCGGCGGCGGACGCCGCCAGCGGCGCGGTCGCAGGAGTCCCGTGCGAGCGCGCAGGGGAGGTCGCCGCCGCTGCCGGGGCAGCCGTGGTCGCGTGCGATCTGGACGGGCTCGTGGCCACGGTCACCGTGTCGGCACCGCTGGGCGTCCTGCCCGCGTCGGCCACGGCCCGCGCGGGACCTCCGGCACCCTACCTCAGAGCTGCACCCAGGAACTCGTGTGTATGGTGTGCTTCGGAGAAAGGACCCCAGTGGCACACGGAAAAAAGCTCGTCATCGTCGAGTCGCCGACGAAGATGA
- the tmk gene encoding dTMP kinase has protein sequence MTQPAASGLFLTFEGGDGAGKTTQARLLEQWLTERGRAVVRTREPGGTDVGVLIRDIVLHHRGDIAPRAEALLYAADRSHHVATVVRPALERGDVVIQDRYLDSSVAYQGAGRVLDAGEIRDLSMWAAGGLLPDLTVLLDLDPAVARARLDRDAKPFDRLEAERDDFHARVRAGFLGLAAAEPDRFLVIDAALAPESIAAAIRDRVAALLP, from the coding sequence GTGACCCAGCCCGCAGCATCCGGTCTGTTCCTCACCTTCGAGGGGGGCGACGGGGCCGGCAAGACCACGCAGGCCCGCCTCCTCGAGCAGTGGCTGACCGAACGCGGTCGTGCCGTCGTGCGCACGCGCGAACCCGGGGGCACCGACGTGGGCGTGCTCATCCGCGACATCGTGCTGCACCACCGCGGCGACATCGCGCCGCGGGCCGAGGCGCTGCTGTACGCCGCTGACCGGTCGCACCACGTCGCGACCGTCGTCCGTCCCGCGCTCGAGCGCGGCGACGTGGTCATCCAGGACCGGTACCTCGACTCCTCGGTCGCCTACCAGGGTGCAGGGCGCGTGCTGGACGCGGGGGAGATCCGCGACCTGTCGATGTGGGCGGCGGGCGGCCTGCTGCCCGACCTCACGGTGCTGCTCGACCTCGACCCGGCGGTGGCGCGGGCGCGGCTGGACCGCGACGCCAAGCCGTTCGACCGCCTCGAGGCCGAACGCGACGACTTCCACGCCCGCGTCCGCGCCGGGTTCCTGGGCCTCGCCGCAGCCGAGCCCGACCGCTTCCTGGTGATCGACGCGGCCCTGGCGCCGGAGTCGATCGCCGCCGCGATCCGCGACCGAGTCGCCGCCCTCCTGCCCTGA
- a CDS encoding DUF4244 domain-containing protein has product MLFADESGAATAEYAIATMAAVAFAGLLVVIMRSDEVRGILTDLVRRALTVE; this is encoded by the coding sequence ATGCTGTTCGCCGACGAATCCGGCGCGGCCACCGCGGAGTACGCCATCGCCACGATGGCGGCGGTGGCCTTCGCCGGACTGCTCGTGGTCATCATGAGGTCCGATGAGGTGCGCGGCATCCTCACCGATCTCGTCCGCCGTGCGCTGACGGTCGAATGA
- a CDS encoding DNA polymerase III subunit delta': protein MSALAAPVDAPWDAVWGQEEAVRSLRAAAEDPAMLAHAWLIVGPPGSGRSTLARAFAAALIAEPGDDAAMHQVLAGTHPDLTALRTEQVVIRIDEARRLVERAYFAPSLSRHRVIVVEDADRMTERTSNVLLKALEEPPEHTVWVLCAPSDADLLPTIRSRVRVLRLREPDVDDVAALIAQRTGVPLDVAEQSARHAQRHIGMAQRLATDADARARRAETVEAVLRVRGISDAVEVAGSVVRVATDDAKALTAQRDEEERAALLRTLGVVPGAAVPPAVRGQLSALEDDQKRRATRSLRDGIDRVLTDLQSLYRDVVVIQFGRDADLINREYEQDLRAIASDWTPERTLVVLDRIAETRRNLEQNVAPLLALESMLITVATGTTP from the coding sequence ATGTCCGCCCTCGCCGCCCCCGTGGATGCTCCGTGGGATGCGGTGTGGGGCCAGGAAGAGGCCGTGCGGTCGCTGCGCGCCGCCGCCGAAGATCCCGCCATGCTCGCTCATGCGTGGCTGATCGTCGGCCCGCCCGGCTCGGGGCGCTCGACGCTCGCGCGCGCCTTCGCCGCCGCGCTCATCGCCGAGCCCGGTGACGACGCCGCCATGCACCAGGTGCTCGCCGGCACGCACCCCGATCTCACGGCCCTGCGCACCGAGCAGGTCGTCATCCGCATCGACGAGGCCCGGCGCCTGGTCGAACGCGCCTACTTCGCCCCGTCGCTAAGCCGTCACCGGGTGATCGTCGTCGAAGACGCCGACCGGATGACCGAGCGGACCTCCAACGTGCTGCTCAAGGCCCTGGAGGAACCCCCGGAGCACACCGTGTGGGTGCTGTGCGCACCCAGTGACGCCGACCTTCTGCCGACGATCCGCTCCCGCGTGCGCGTGCTGCGCCTGCGCGAACCCGACGTCGACGACGTCGCCGCCCTGATCGCCCAGCGCACGGGCGTGCCCCTCGACGTCGCCGAGCAGTCCGCGCGCCACGCCCAGCGTCACATCGGGATGGCGCAGCGTCTGGCCACCGACGCCGACGCGCGGGCCCGCCGTGCCGAGACCGTCGAGGCGGTCCTGCGGGTGCGGGGCATCAGCGACGCGGTGGAGGTCGCCGGCAGTGTCGTGCGCGTCGCCACCGACGATGCGAAGGCGCTCACGGCCCAGCGCGACGAGGAGGAGCGCGCCGCGCTGCTGCGCACCCTGGGCGTCGTGCCGGGTGCCGCCGTCCCGCCGGCCGTGCGCGGCCAGCTGAGCGCGCTCGAGGACGACCAGAAGCGGCGCGCCACGCGGAGCCTCCGCGACGGCATCGACCGGGTGCTCACCGACCTGCAGTCGCTGTACCGCGACGTCGTGGTGATCCAGTTCGGGCGCGACGCCGACCTCATCAACCGGGAGTACGAACAAGACCTGCGCGCGATCGCTTCCGACTGGACCCCCGAGCGCACGCTCGTCGTCCTGGACCGCATCGCCGAGACCCGCCGCAACCTCGAGCAGAACGTCGCGCCGCTGCTGGCGCTGGAGAGCATGCTCATCACGGTCGCCACCGGGACCACGCCGTGA
- a CDS encoding alpha/beta hydrolase — translation MLALVATLAVAAVLSGCFLAPDPMPSRTPDTSGVSADLLPYYGQELEWSRCEGDAFDCTTVRAPLDWDDPSGGDLELAVIRQRATGDEAVGSLLTNPGGPGVSGYDYVRDGASALASPEVAAAYDLVGFDPRGVGRSTPVTCLDDAGMDEFLYGIPDGRRGTPEWDESLTESAEAFALACEENSGDLLPYISTVSAARDLDLLRAVLGDDSLNYLGYSWGTALGAQYAQLYPERVGRMVLDGAMDPSLPGSAIGAAQAVGFEASLRAFFDDCAGREDCPYGGTVDDMLADLAALLARVDRTPVPAADGRRVGADTLMTGIIQTLYIPGTWPWLRVALSDLEDGDPTTILTAADSYNRRVDGEYLDNSTEAFTAYNCMDYPVEPSGSEQAAEERIRAGAPTTADYWFGADVCAFWPAEPTGTREPVSAEGADPILVIGTTGDPATPYAWAESLAGQLASGILVTRVGEGHTGYLKGNACVDETVDAYLVEGIAPEGDVVCR, via the coding sequence ATGCTGGCGCTGGTCGCCACGCTCGCCGTCGCCGCCGTGCTCTCGGGCTGCTTCCTCGCCCCCGACCCCATGCCCTCCCGCACCCCTGACACCAGCGGCGTGTCGGCCGACCTCCTGCCGTACTACGGACAGGAGCTGGAGTGGAGTCGGTGCGAGGGCGATGCCTTCGACTGCACGACCGTGCGCGCTCCGCTGGACTGGGACGACCCGTCGGGGGGCGACCTCGAACTCGCGGTCATCCGCCAGCGCGCGACCGGCGACGAGGCGGTGGGCTCCCTCCTCACCAATCCGGGTGGACCCGGCGTCAGCGGGTACGACTACGTGCGCGACGGCGCATCCGCCCTGGCCAGCCCCGAGGTGGCCGCCGCGTACGACCTCGTGGGATTCGACCCGCGCGGGGTGGGACGCTCCACACCCGTGACGTGCCTGGACGACGCCGGCATGGATGAATTCCTCTACGGCATCCCCGACGGCCGGCGCGGCACGCCCGAGTGGGACGAGAGCCTCACGGAGTCGGCGGAGGCCTTCGCCCTCGCCTGCGAGGAGAACAGCGGCGACCTCCTGCCCTACATCTCCACCGTGAGCGCGGCGCGCGACCTCGACCTCCTGCGTGCCGTCCTGGGCGATGACTCGCTGAACTACCTCGGATACTCGTGGGGCACGGCGCTCGGCGCGCAGTACGCACAGCTGTATCCCGAGCGGGTCGGGCGCATGGTGCTGGATGGGGCGATGGACCCGTCGCTCCCTGGCTCGGCGATCGGAGCCGCACAGGCGGTCGGGTTCGAAGCGAGCCTGCGGGCGTTCTTCGACGACTGCGCCGGGCGCGAGGACTGCCCGTACGGCGGCACAGTGGACGACATGCTGGCCGATCTGGCCGCCCTGCTGGCGCGGGTGGACCGCACTCCGGTGCCGGCAGCCGACGGCCGGCGGGTGGGCGCCGACACGCTGATGACCGGCATCATCCAGACCCTGTACATCCCCGGCACGTGGCCGTGGCTGCGCGTGGCGCTGTCGGATTTGGAGGACGGGGATCCGACGACGATCCTCACGGCGGCCGATTCGTACAACCGTCGCGTCGACGGGGAGTACCTCGACAACTCCACCGAGGCGTTCACCGCGTACAACTGCATGGATTACCCGGTCGAGCCCTCCGGATCCGAGCAGGCCGCTGAAGAGCGCATCCGCGCGGGAGCGCCCACGACGGCCGACTACTGGTTCGGCGCCGACGTGTGCGCGTTCTGGCCGGCCGAGCCGACGGGCACGCGCGAGCCGGTCAGCGCGGAAGGGGCTGATCCGATCCTCGTGATCGGCACGACCGGTGACCCGGCCACCCCGTACGCCTGGGCGGAGTCGCTCGCCGGTCAGCTGGCATCCGGCATCCTGGTCACGCGGGTGGGGGAGGGGCACACGGGGTACTTGAAGGGCAACGCGTGTGTCGACGAGACCGTCGACGCGTATCTGGTGGAGGGCATCGCGCCGGAGGGGGATGTGGTCTGCCGGTGA
- a CDS encoding TadA family conjugal transfer-associated ATPase produces MPEAFVVAPRRTPAEPPALRDPSPAPTASRDAALAPFARFLDEPGVTDLFVNGADGLFIDRGDGPRRVREWRAAESDVRDLAVALIGAGGRHIDDATPCVDVRLAGGVRVHAVLPPIAHAGTTISVRIPRALAPGLDDLVGLGLTDDAGAERLKQLVRDRVNLLITGAAGSGKTTLLAALLSHAPASERIVTIEDVAELRLRHPHHVALEARQPNLEGAGGIGLAQLVREALRMRPDRLVVGECRGAEVRELLSALNTGHDGGAGTLHASGLPDVPARLEALGALAGLDDAALARQVVSAVGCVVHLTRDHRGDRRLGGVGRPVLRRGRLHIEETPWA; encoded by the coding sequence ATGCCCGAGGCCTTCGTCGTCGCACCGCGGCGGACGCCGGCGGAGCCGCCGGCGCTTCGCGATCCTTCCCCTGCACCCACTGCCTCCCGCGACGCCGCGCTGGCCCCGTTCGCCCGCTTCCTCGACGAGCCCGGCGTCACCGACCTCTTCGTCAACGGAGCCGACGGTCTGTTCATCGACCGCGGCGACGGCCCGCGCCGCGTCCGCGAATGGCGCGCGGCGGAGTCGGATGTGCGCGACCTGGCCGTCGCTCTCATCGGGGCCGGTGGCCGCCACATCGACGATGCGACGCCGTGCGTGGACGTGCGCCTGGCCGGCGGGGTCCGCGTGCACGCGGTCCTGCCCCCGATCGCCCACGCCGGCACGACGATCTCCGTCCGCATCCCCCGGGCGCTCGCGCCGGGGCTCGACGACCTGGTCGGCCTGGGGCTCACCGACGATGCGGGCGCGGAGCGGCTGAAGCAGCTCGTGCGGGACCGCGTCAACCTCCTCATCACGGGCGCGGCGGGCTCCGGCAAGACGACGCTGCTGGCGGCCCTGCTCTCGCACGCCCCGGCGAGCGAGCGCATCGTCACGATCGAGGACGTCGCCGAACTGCGGCTGCGGCATCCGCATCACGTCGCGCTCGAGGCCCGTCAGCCCAACCTGGAGGGGGCGGGCGGGATCGGCCTCGCGCAGCTCGTGCGCGAGGCGCTGCGCATGCGTCCGGACCGGCTCGTGGTGGGGGAGTGCCGTGGCGCAGAGGTGCGCGAGCTGCTGTCAGCCCTGAACACCGGACACGACGGCGGGGCCGGCACCCTGCACGCGAGCGGGCTGCCGGATGTGCCCGCCCGGCTCGAGGCGCTCGGCGCCCTCGCAGGACTGGATGACGCCGCCCTGGCCCGGCAGGTGGTGAGCGCGGTCGGATGCGTCGTGCATCTGACCCGGGATCACCGGGGCGACCGCCGCCTGGGTGGCGTCGGGCGCCCGGTGCTCCGACGCGGTCGCCTGCATATCGAGGAGACGCCATGGGCCTGA